From one Psilocybe cubensis strain MGC-MH-2018 chromosome 13, whole genome shotgun sequence genomic stretch:
- a CDS encoding Acetamidase: MASKHWTELVDEKKKRQTASIPKEWILTNLPSKDTLNVMDFPEKSGLLDAKEVEITNSDVDALLEKLATGKWTAVEVTIAFSKRAIIAHQLVNCLTEIFIERAVARAAELDDHLKRTGRVVGPLHGLPISLKDQVNIKGLESTLGYVSWIGKFADRNAVLADILEACGAVLYVKTNVPQTLMWIETFNHVFGRTLNPHNRSLTAGGSSGGEAALIGKSIRIPAAFNGLYGLSPSQRRVPYAGCVNTSEGQDSVLSVLGPLSNSLSGIKIFMEAVSSQMAWLKDPLVIRKPWNDEEYQLSDHGRGGRLCFAILWHDGVELPHPPIIRALETTKSVLIRAGHNVIDWKPLKHGEIYKTLVDIWAAGAYEDYHTSVLPSGEPLIQNMSTTAERAPFSGPAVRPFVKAESVTAYQLWQVQRRRTELRQEYLDHWNSTAAYTGTGRPVDVIISPCAAHVAPPHGMAKTPSYTMIWNALDYTSLAIPTGLSVDAALDVKKLPHTFFTEQDKANYEFYEVEKFRDAPISIQLIGRNMEEEAIISIGEIVETSLRHFT; this comes from the exons ATGGCGTCAAAGCACTGGACAGAACTAGTCGACGAAAAGAAGAAACGTCAGACAGCCTCGATTCCAAAGGAATGGATCCTAACAAACCTGCCATCGAAAGACACACTAAATGTGATGGACTTTCCTGAGAAGAGTGGCCTGCTCGATGCGAAGGAAGTAGAGATTACTAATTCTGACGTTGATGCTCTGCTTGAAAAGTTGGCAACTGGCAAGTGGACAGCCGTCGAAGTCACGATAGCATTTTCAAAGAGAGCCATTATTGCGCATCAGCTG GTGAACTGCCTTACGGAAATTTTCATCGAACGCGCAGTAGCTCGGGCTGCTGAACTGGACGACCATTTGAAAAGGACAGGGAGGGTTGTTGGTCCGCTTCATG GGCTACCTATCTCTTTGAAGGATCAAGTCAATATCAAGGGATTAGAGTCGACGTTGG GATATGTCTCATGGATTGGCAAATTTGCGGATAGAAATGCTGTTCTGGCTGATATTCTTGAAGCATGCGGTGCCGTTTTGTATGTAAAAACCAATGTTCCGCAAACTCTTATG TGGATCGAAACTTTTAACCACGTATTCGGGCGAACTCTCAATCCGCATAACCGTTCACTCACTGCTGGTGGCTCATCTGGAGGCGAAGCCGCTCTTATAGGAAA ATCTATCAGAATCCCTGCTGCATTCAATGGCTTATATGGTTTAAGTCCTTCACAAAGACGAGTCCCCTACGCCGGATGTGTCAACACCTCTGAAGGCCAGGACTCGGTTCTATCAGTTCTGGGACCTCTATCGAACAGTTTATCTGGGATAAAAATATTTATGGAAGCGGTGTCTAGTCAGATGGCATGGCTGAAAGACCCGCTGGTGATTCGGAAACCTTGGAATGACGAAGAGTATCAACTTTCTGACCATGGACGCGGTGGTCGACTATGTTTTGCTATCCTTTGGCATGATGGAGTCGAGCTTCCTCACCCTCCTATTATCAGGGCACTCGAAACCACGAAATCAGTTTTAATACGTGCAGGGCATAATG TAATCGACTGGAAGCCTCTGAAGCACGGCGAGATTTATAAAACTTTA GTAGACATTTGGGCCGCGGGCGCATACGAGGACTATCACACCTCCGTTCTCCCTTCTGGGGAGCCGCTCATCCAGAACATGAGCACCACCGCTGAGCGCGCGCCGTTCTCAGGGCCGGCTGTACGACCATTTGTCAAAGCTGAATCTGTCACCGCGTATCAGCTATGGCAGGTACAACGACGACGTACAGAGCTGAGACAGGAGTATTTGGACCATTGGAACTCTACTGCTGCATATACTGGAACGGGACGACCTGTCGATGTCATCATCTCTCCATGTGCGGCGCATGTCGCTCCCCCGCATGGAATGGCAAA GACCCCAAGCTATACCATGATATGGAATGCACTTGATTATACCTCACTTGCTATTCCCACTGGCCTCTCGGTTGATGCGGCTTTGGATGTCAAGAAGCTGCCCCATACATTCTTTACAGAGCAGGACAAGGCCAATTATGAGTTTT ATGAAGTCGAGAAATTCAGAGACGCTCCGATTTCCATCCAGTTAATAGGGCGAAATATGGAAGAGGAAGCCATTATTTCCATTGGAGAAATTGTGGAAACTTCGCTAAGGCATTTCACGTAG
- a CDS encoding Small heat shock protein C4, whose amino-acid sequence MSSVFFYEPFYDFDRFFDEAFSSRQGNSRNQVQQRNSNGQSGIVRSFKPRMDLHEDSEKNLVTATFELPGLVKENVNIDVHDNRLTVAAESKQASEYQENGYAVRERQYGKFSRTLQLPKGIKSEEIKANMENGILTVTFPKSSPELAPKKITIA is encoded by the exons ATGTCGAGCGTTTTCTTCTACGAACCTTTCTACGACTTTGACCGCTTCTTTGACGAGGCCTTCTCATCTCGCCAAGGAAACTCACGAAACCAAGTACAACAACGAAATTCTAACGGTCAGTCTGGTATCGTGCGGTCCTTCAAGCCAAG AATGGATCTTCATGAAGACTCCGAGAAGAATCTTGTCACTGCGACGTTTGAGCTTCCCGGACTCGTCAAAGAGAACGTGAACATCGACGTTCACGATAATCGCCTCACTGTCGCTGCCGAGTCTAAGCAGGCCAGCGAGTATCAAGAAAACGGCTATGCCGTCCGCGAAAGACAGTACGGAAAGTTTTCGCGTACCCTGCAGCTCCCCAAGGGAATAAAG AGCGAGGAAATAAAGGCAAATATGGAGAACGGTATCCTTACCGTCACTTTCCCAAAGTCGTCGCCCGAGCTGGCCCCAAAGAAAATCACTATTGCATAG
- a CDS encoding Aquaporin-2, protein MRKDFQRSSLFENLGEDAEAAAFEFVGTVFFLLFGLGGIQAATAESATDNTPSTGVNHVMYVATCMGLSLLVSAWLFFRVTGGLFNPNVSLALFLVGGLGPVRFVLYCIAQMVGGIAAAAIVRSLTAAPLGVNTFLAPGINRAQGVFIEMFITAALVIAVLMLAAEKHHATPFAPVGIGLTMFACHLFAVYYTGAAMNTARSFGPAVVSGFPVPNHWVYWLGPFLGSLLGASIYAILKHYRYWNLVPHQATRDFEKSPGDPVKEVKRVLTGKRKSEDIEQDVASKSTSGFGSEQRV, encoded by the exons ATGCGGAAGGATTTCCAGCGGTCCTCATTATTTGAAAACCTTGGAGAGGACGCAGAGGCGGCCGCATTTGAATTCGTTGGGACCGTCTTCTTTTTACTTTTTGGCTTGGGGGGCATTcaagcagcaacagcagaaAGCGCCACAGATAACACACCATCAACGGGGGTTAACCATGTCATGTACGTCGCAACATGTATGGGCCTAAGTTTGCTTGTATCCGCGTGGTTGTTCTTCAGAGTGACTGGCGGTTTGTTTAACCCCAATGTATCTCTGGCGTTGTTCCTAGTCGGAGGACTTGGTCCGGTACGATTTGTGCTTTATTGTATTGCACAAATGGTTGGAGGGATCGCGGCGGCGGCCATTGTTCGATCATTGACTGCAGCACCATTAGGCGTAAA TACATTTCTAGCTCCAGGAATAAATCGTGCCCAAGGCGTTTTTATAGAGATGTTTATCACAGCGGCACTCGTCATTGCTGTATTGATGCTGGCAGCAGAAAAGCACCATGCTACCCCTTTCGCACCG GTTGGCATTGGATTAACGATGTTCGCGTGCCATCT ATTTGCCGTTTACTACACGGGTGCTGCCATGAATACAGCAAGATCGTTTGGACCAGCCGTCGTGTCTGGCTTTCCAGTCCCAAATCATTGGGTT TACTGGCTTGGTCCTTTTCTAGGATCACTTCTCGGGGCGTCCATTTACGCAATATTGAAGCA CTACCGCTATTGGAATCTTGTTCCACACCAAGCTACACGGGACTTTGAAAAATCGCCGGGCGATCCCGTTAAAGAGGTTAAACGAGTGCTGACAGGTAAAAGAAAGAGTGAAGATATTGAACAAGACGTGGCAAGTAAATCCACTAGTGGGTTTGGAAGTGAGCAACGGGTGTAA
- a CDS encoding Heat shock protein 16, whose amino-acid sequence MSSVFFYEPFYDFDRLFDEAFARQGVPKNQVQQRNGAGDGAVRSFRPRMDLHEDSEKNLVTATFELPGLVKDNVNIDVHNNRLTVSAESKQDKEFQENGYAVRERQFGKFSRTLQLPAGVKSEEIKANMENGILTVTFPKSAPELAPKKITIA is encoded by the exons ATGTCTAGCGTCTTCTTTTACGAACCATTCTACGACTTCGACCGCCTCTTTGACGAGGCTTTCGCTCGTCAAGGCGTGCCTAAAAATCAAGTCCAGCAACGAAACGGAGCTGGCGATGGCGCAGTGAGGTCTTTCAGACCAAG AATGGACCTCCACGAAGACTCTGAGAAGAACCTTGTAACGGCTACATTTGAACTTCCTGGACTTGTCAAGGACAATGTGAACATTGATGTTCACAACAATCGCCTGACTGTCTCTGCTGAATCAAAGCAAGACAAGGAATTCCAGGAGAATGGATATGCCGTGCGCGAGAGACAGTTTGGCAAGTTCTCTCGTACTCTCCAGCTCCCCGCTGGTGTCAAG AGCGAGGAGATTAAAGCCAACATGGAGAACGGTATTCTCACTGTGACGTTCCCGAAATCCGCACCGGAGCTTGCACCAAAGAAAATTACCATTGCCTAA
- a CDS encoding 54S ribosomal protein L24, mitochondrial, whose translation MFPSKALWDVVSQPFKRSQNGLFHGKMKQYGNNVPFSKHKTRRSWLPNVQQKRIYSEILGENVRMKLTTRALKTIKTKGGLDKYLNTTPADTLGHMGMKLRLKVRAKRLEDKGRPEPRFELLTPAEEEARKPLVVRLPPKLNPALEKARMARELAGQSLGKDGPATARETIKYLIQVSEKRRAAMMAA comes from the exons ATGTTCCCAAGCAAAGCCTTGTGGGACGTCGTATCCCAGCCCTTCAAGCGCTCTCAAAATGGTCTTTTccatgggaagatgaaacaATACGGAAACAACGTCCCTTTCTCGAAACACAAAACGCGTCGTTCATGGCTGCCTAACGTTCAGcaaaagcgcatatattcggAGATACTGGGAGAGAATGTTCGTATGAAGTTGACGACGAGAGCGCTCAAGACGATAAAGACG AAAGGCGGCTTGGATAAATACCTCAACACAACCCCGGCCGACACGTTGGGACATATGGGCATGAAACTGCGCCTCAAAGTTCGTGCAAAACGTCTAGAAGACAAAGGACGTCCAGAACCTCGCTTTGAACTCCTCACTCCTGCCGAAGAAGAGGCTAGAAAACCTTTGGTGGTCCGACTACCCCCAAAGTTGAACCCTGCTCTCGAAAAAGCACGAATGGCCAGAGAGTTAGCTGGCCAGAGCTTAGGCAAAGATGGTCCTGCCAC TGCTAGGGAAACTATCAAATATCTTATCCAAGTCTCTGAAAAGAGGAGGGCGGCCATGATGGCCGCTTAA